A single window of Gossypium hirsutum isolate 1008001.06 chromosome A10, Gossypium_hirsutum_v2.1, whole genome shotgun sequence DNA harbors:
- the LOC121208090 gene encoding uncharacterized protein: MAKNDALIQSQAVTLKNLENQIGQLATEFCSRPQGALPSDIKNSRNLGKEHCKVVELRNGKILETKEVLVEEKLTEKKGSQPIVKVPTTEKPDVEKFDEQHKKKQEVEFKKFLDVLKQLHINIPLVQALEKMSNYVKFIKDILSKKKQLSKYETNALTNECSVLLQNKLPLKLKDPGSFTIPCNISKSYYGKALCDLGESINLMSKSIFKLFGIANKEVLIILGRPFLATRRTLIDVQKGELTMRVQDDKVMFNVLRNMKFPNPMEECSVMEELETLVSMESNFEEDPLENTLGSKPFEDEKGNEDMALVEANPRSYDQPLRFKALELEVREFTQLKLPIEKPPKLELKRT, encoded by the exons ATGGCTAAAAATGACGCCTTGATCCAAAGTCAAGCAGTAACATTGAAAAATTTAGAGAATCAGATAGGTCAGTTAGCTACTGAGTTTTGTAGTAGACCGCAAGGAGCCTTGCCGAGTGATATAAAAAATTcgagaaatttgggtaaagaacattgTAAGGTAGTCGAGTTACGAAATGGTAAGATTTTGGAAACTAAGGAGGTTTTGGTTGAAGAAAAGCTTACTGAAAAGAAGGGAAGTCAACCAATAGTTAAAGTTCCTACAACTGAAAAGCCAGACGTTGAAAAATTTGATGAG CAGCATAAGAAGAAACAAGAGGTAGAATTCAAGAAGTTCTTGGATGTTTTAAagcaattacacatcaatattccattaGTGCAGGCTTTAGAGAAAATGTCCAACTATGTGAAGTTTATAAAGGATATTTTGTCCAAGAAGAAACAACTTAGTAAGTATGAGACAAACGCTTTGACGAATGAGTGTAGTGTGTTATTACAAAACAAGCTACCTCTAAAACTGAAGGATCCTGGAAGCTTTACGATACCTTGCAACATCAGTAAATCATATTACGGTAAAGCTTTATGTGACTTAGGAGAAAGCATCAACTTGATGTCTAAATCTATTTTCAAACTGTTCGGAATAG CAAATAAAGAAGTTTTGATCATCCtggggagacctttcctagccacaAGAAGAACGTTGATAGATGTGCAAAAAGGAGAACTCACTATGAGAGTTCAAGACGATAAGGTAATGTTTAACGTTCTGAGGAACATGAAATTTCCCAATCCGATGGAAGAGTGTTCAGTAATGGAGGAAttagaaaccttagtttctatggaaagcaattttgaagaagaccCGTTGGAGAACACTTTAGGGTCTAAACCATTCGAAGATGAAAAAGGTAATGAAGACATGGCTTTGGTGGAAGCCAATCCGAGAAGTTATGATCAACCACTGCGGTTCAAAGCGCTAGAGTTGGAAGTTCGAGAATTTACACAACTTAAGTTGCCAATAGAGAAACCGCCTAAACTTGAACTAAAG CGAACTTGA
- the LOC121207645 gene encoding caffeic acid 3-O-methyltransferase isoform X2, protein MLRLLACYGLVSGGSDNGEDGERVYGLTWAGKAFVNDENNGSLVASIMNKGKVELWLQFKDLVLEGGNRYEKITVKKILERYNGFQGGTTLVDVGGGYGVTLNMIISKYPSIKGINYDLPHVVQAAPSFPGIEHVGGDMFSIVPKADTIMMKEILHNWDDEHCLKLLKNCYEALEEKGKVIVISFIMVEETEASNAAKFICQMDLNMAMLFGAKERTAKQLKSMAMDAGFSSFQLKCLVFNVIAVMEFYK, encoded by the exons ATGCTTCGGCTCCTCGCCTGCTATGGTTTAGTTAGCGGCGGCAGCGATAATGGAGAAGATGGTGAAAGAGTCTATGGACTTACTTGGGCTGGTAAAGCTTTTGTTAATGACGAAAATAATGGATCTTTGGTTGCTTCTATTATGAACAAGGGCAAGGTTGAACTCTG GTTACAGTTTAAAGATCTGGTCCTTGAAGGTGGGAACCGTTATGAGAAG ATAACAGTGAAGAAAATACTTGAGAGATACAATGGATTCCAAGGGGGAACGACTTTGGTAGACGTTGGGGGTGGATATGGGGTTACACTCAACATGATCATCTCCAAATACCCTTCCATTAAAGGCATTAACTATGACTTGCCTCATGTTGTACAAGCAGCCCCATCTTTCCCTG GCATTGAGCATGTAGGAGGAGATATGTTCTCAATTGTTCCCAAAGCAGATACCATAATGATGAAG GAAATTCTTCACAATTGGGATGATGAGCATTGCTTAAAACTCCTAAAAAACTGCTACGAAGCATTAGAAGAGAAAGGGAAAGTGATAGTAATAAGTTTCATTATGGTTGAGGAAACAGAGGCAAGTAATGCAGCTAAGTTTATTTGTCAAATGGATCTGAACATGGCTATGCTATTTGGTGCAAAGGAAAGGACTGCAAAACAGTTGAAGTCTATGGCCATGGATGctgggttttcaagctttcaactCAAGTGCCTTGTTTTCAATGTGATTGCTGTCATGGAATTCTATAAATGA
- the LOC121207645 gene encoding caffeic acid 3-O-methyltransferase isoform X1 gives MLRLLACYGLVSGGSDNGEDGERVYGLTWAGKAFVNDENNGSLVASIMNKGKVELWLQFKDLVLEGGNRYEKVREMPFYQYTSLNPEHAKSFDTEMTNLSKITVKKILERYNGFQGGTTLVDVGGGYGVTLNMIISKYPSIKGINYDLPHVVQAAPSFPGIEHVGGDMFSIVPKADTIMMKEILHNWDDEHCLKLLKNCYEALEEKGKVIVISFIMVEETEASNAAKFICQMDLNMAMLFGAKERTAKQLKSMAMDAGFSSFQLKCLVFNVIAVMEFYK, from the exons ATGCTTCGGCTCCTCGCCTGCTATGGTTTAGTTAGCGGCGGCAGCGATAATGGAGAAGATGGTGAAAGAGTCTATGGACTTACTTGGGCTGGTAAAGCTTTTGTTAATGACGAAAATAATGGATCTTTGGTTGCTTCTATTATGAACAAGGGCAAGGTTGAACTCTG GTTACAGTTTAAAGATCTGGTCCTTGAAGGTGGGAACCGTTATGAGAAGGTGCGTGAGATGCCCTTTTATCAATATACGAGTTTAAATCCCGAACATGCTAAGAGTTTTGACACCGAAATGACAAATCTTTCGAAGATAACAGTGAAGAAAATACTTGAGAGATACAATGGATTCCAAGGGGGAACGACTTTGGTAGACGTTGGGGGTGGATATGGGGTTACACTCAACATGATCATCTCCAAATACCCTTCCATTAAAGGCATTAACTATGACTTGCCTCATGTTGTACAAGCAGCCCCATCTTTCCCTG GCATTGAGCATGTAGGAGGAGATATGTTCTCAATTGTTCCCAAAGCAGATACCATAATGATGAAG GAAATTCTTCACAATTGGGATGATGAGCATTGCTTAAAACTCCTAAAAAACTGCTACGAAGCATTAGAAGAGAAAGGGAAAGTGATAGTAATAAGTTTCATTATGGTTGAGGAAACAGAGGCAAGTAATGCAGCTAAGTTTATTTGTCAAATGGATCTGAACATGGCTATGCTATTTGGTGCAAAGGAAAGGACTGCAAAACAGTTGAAGTCTATGGCCATGGATGctgggttttcaagctttcaactCAAGTGCCTTGTTTTCAATGTGATTGCTGTCATGGAATTCTATAAATGA
- the LOC121207645 gene encoding caffeic acid 3-O-methyltransferase 1 isoform X3, with amino-acid sequence MPFYQYTSLNPEHAKSFDTEMTNLSKITVKKILERYNGFQGGTTLVDVGGGYGVTLNMIISKYPSIKGINYDLPHVVQAAPSFPGIEHVGGDMFSIVPKADTIMMKEILHNWDDEHCLKLLKNCYEALEEKGKVIVISFIMVEETEASNAAKFICQMDLNMAMLFGAKERTAKQLKSMAMDAGFSSFQLKCLVFNVIAVMEFYK; translated from the exons ATGCCCTTTTATCAATATACGAGTTTAAATCCCGAACATGCTAAGAGTTTTGACACCGAAATGACAAATCTTTCGAAGATAACAGTGAAGAAAATACTTGAGAGATACAATGGATTCCAAGGGGGAACGACTTTGGTAGACGTTGGGGGTGGATATGGGGTTACACTCAACATGATCATCTCCAAATACCCTTCCATTAAAGGCATTAACTATGACTTGCCTCATGTTGTACAAGCAGCCCCATCTTTCCCTG GCATTGAGCATGTAGGAGGAGATATGTTCTCAATTGTTCCCAAAGCAGATACCATAATGATGAAG GAAATTCTTCACAATTGGGATGATGAGCATTGCTTAAAACTCCTAAAAAACTGCTACGAAGCATTAGAAGAGAAAGGGAAAGTGATAGTAATAAGTTTCATTATGGTTGAGGAAACAGAGGCAAGTAATGCAGCTAAGTTTATTTGTCAAATGGATCTGAACATGGCTATGCTATTTGGTGCAAAGGAAAGGACTGCAAAACAGTTGAAGTCTATGGCCATGGATGctgggttttcaagctttcaactCAAGTGCCTTGTTTTCAATGTGATTGCTGTCATGGAATTCTATAAATGA
- the LOC107896221 gene encoding nascent polypeptide-associated complex subunit alpha-like protein 1 yields the protein MTAQTDKEVEEILAAHLDQQKIHSEQPEQPVVEDDDDNDDDDDDDDDKDEDDAEGLHDVDGTGRSKQSRSEKKSRKAMLKLGMKPIPGVSRVTIKKSKNILFVISNPDVFKSPASDTYIVFGEAKIEDLSSQLQTQAAEQFKAPDLSHVISQPEPSTVAQDDEEVDETGVEPKDIELVMTQAGVSRSKAVKALKAADGDIVSAIMELTA from the exons atgaCTGCTCAAACAGACAAAGAGGTCGAAGAGATCCTCGCCGCTCATCTCGATCAACAGAAAATCCAT TCTGAGCAACCCGAACAACCTGTAGTTGAAGATGACGACGACAACGATGACGACGACGATGATGACGATGACAAGGATGAAGATGATGCCGAAG GCCTTCATGACGTAGACGGAACTGGTAGGTCAAAGCAAAGCAGAAGTGAAAAGAAGAGTCGTAAAGCAATGTTGAAGCTTGGGATGAAACCGATTCCCGGTGTTAGCAGGGTCACAATCAAGAAGAGCAAGAAT ATCTTATTCGTCATCTCGAATCCAGATGTCTTCAAGAGCCCTGCATCGGATACATATATAGTGTTTGGAGAGGCTAAGATTGAGGACTTGAGCTCACAACTGCAGACTCAAGCTGCTGAGCAGTTTAAGGCTCCGGATCTCAGCCATGTGATCTCCCAACCTGAGCCATCGACTGTGGCCCAGGACGATGAAGAAGTGGATGAGACTGGAGTCGAGCCAAAAGACATTGAGTTGGTGATGACACAAGCAGGAGTGTCGAGATCGAAGGCTGTGAAGGCACTCAAGGCTGCAGATGGGGACATTGTATCTGCTATAATGGAGCTAACAGCTTAA